A stretch of the Lytechinus variegatus isolate NC3 chromosome 5, Lvar_3.0, whole genome shotgun sequence genome encodes the following:
- the LOC121415837 gene encoding NLR family CARD domain-containing protein 4-like isoform X2: protein MANLNPDESNSDISAPSCEDTRDDSPSETLSDLELNLISQKIPRHRWEELGLRLGFDGVQLECIRHNNKHEPPQRAIYDMLHQWRRNHSGETLREALLQALIDTRLKEIAETIDDGVVTSHSLDLDLEQLRKELVNFYLSDMCKIKFIPWDEESYVDLQKFYVRLSLVVQNASTFLNGPKTLRPLQDSHDGIFSSSNSNDRQPMRLLLEGEAGMGKTTLVAKLAYDWAIRNDSSPLKDIPLFLAIPFRKWNPEWSIGNAVRKCLLASDSKITARQIDHYMKSNPGAAKVVLEGYDEAKFSIADAKASGRIGCILRNEELRENQILVTSRPWRVVDFKSCLRTYTRIEIEGFQKEETDKYVKFFFKEQDEKAEHVLKYIRQHPLVSEFLSGIPLFTAMLCELTNEIQTTVDDLDEFDTLSDLFRYFTSYLWGHYDTKSNTSRSQEESEKTLTRLLLHLGRVGLDGLFSPEKKLLFDSSDFILSEGHEDEKSYDQEVEELACKIGILSKHRRQVQLKTKLRQRTVTKSHAVSFFHKLSQEYCAGVYLSHLARTDEMAFLQYIRQICSRTQLLEYKNVLLFTCGEGIHSARLILDHLIALQEKWVYLWDTNNNTPDIALLCNLESKSDGELNAQLKRFLQSSNLKIWVSPFQHEPHIAVAYKYVLSSGQSLPLEDCDLCISKETNLHIFFDFMSYKNATSLTGLKLDVAHLKEEDYLRFLTCLQSFHHLRRLSLSVNESTHVSKLNKALGSCIYSSIQDLTLQNHSTDSLVGNLSFACDRFPNVEDLKIERASMEIWPKTTMHAVNLASLMKLSIMHLTCEHSPMRVFFELISQTCPILKELKVSVEDKLIHLERHAGGKIMEQLRCLGLDLKYVSNPFHSDDLMTMIASYAPFLQDITLDTTLEFKPVNTAAEVSVSSINHMVEFATLRDICKNEEDLRQILLYIPNVKSLKMIGCEPYLYSTGSLTTEVLAMKATQLEVNCSVTEFSDTIANHLVTLNCLQNSVTTTLSFLSSFQNLTSLSLINLPFRTLNLGECPKMPTVRHLKLLGFFLQCASGLRQFFDSFPNLVSCQVPYSVNDGIIGDLSDSIRERNDLRLLVLGIDSGITENVGKVVEAIASLPSLEHLVFRVHLLHDTLLQTLALALPVWTKLTFLGVHPYQMKFQTEPVGLEAMGAFADACVNHDQLSTIDLSSLQLTKEAALKVLGMASSAYGSSGQFSLRFTGPHLPCDWEVYNAVDVGRDTGYVTLVPPDKVVRYGEFYDGAGPKFSSIMCGVTLETTAKDAVYWRSIGCPDLDAIFGDQDGANSDTGKEHNVTV, encoded by the exons ATGGCTAACTTAAATCCTGACGAATCAAATTCTGATATCTCGGCGCCATCATG CGAAGATACCCGGGATGACAGTCCATCGGAAACCCTCTCAGATCTGGAACTCAATTTAATCTCGCAAAAAATCCCCCGACATCGCTGGGAAGAGTTGGGCCTTCGTCTTGGGTTCGATGGTGTGCAACTCGAATGCATCCGTCATAACAATAAACATGAACCACCGCAGAGGGCGATATATGACATGTTGCATCAATGGCGACGGAATCACTCAGGGGAGACGCTGCGAGAGGCGCTGTTGCAAGCCCTAATTGATACACGGTTAAAGGAAATTGCAGAAACTATAGACGATG GAGTCGTCACGTCACACTCACTCGATTTAGATTTGGAGCAGTTAAGAAAGGAACTGGTCAATTTCTACCTCTCAGACATGTGCAAGATCAAGTTTATCCCTTGGGATGAAGAATCTTATGTTGATCTCCAAAAGTTCTATGTCCGGTTGTCCCTCGTCGTGCAGAATGCAAGCACCTTTCTGAACGGACCGAAGACCCTCCGACCCCTTCAAGATTCCCATGACGGCATCTTTTCTTCTAGTAATAGCAACGATCGGCAACCGATGAGGTTGCTTTTAGAGGGTGAAGCAGGTATGGGAAAAACAACTTTAGTTGCTAAATTGGCCTATGATTGGGCAATAAGGAATGATTCTTCGCCGCTGAAAGACATCCCATTGTTCCTTGCAATCCCGTTCAGAAAGTGGAATCCTGAATGGTCTATTGGTAATGCTGTCCGTAAGTGTCTCCTTGCTTCGGACAGTAAAATAACAGCGAGGCAGATCGATCACTACATGAAATCAAACCCTGGAGCCGCAAAGGTTGTCCTAGAAGGATACGATGAGGCTAAGTTCAGCATTGCAGACGCAAAAGCTTCTGGTCGCATTGGATGCATTCTTCGAAACGAGGAGCTGCGTGAAAACCAGATCTTAGTTACTTCCAGACCTTGGAGAGTGGTGGATTTCAAAAGCTGTCTCCGTACTTACACGAGGATTGAAATTGAAGGGTTTCAGAAAGAAGAAACGGACAAGTATGTTAAGTTCTTTTTCAAGGAACAGGATGAAAAGGCAGAGCATGTCTTAAAGTATATTCGACAGCATCCTCTTGTATCTGAATTCCTGTCAGGAATACCGTTATTCACTGCTATGCTCTGCGAGTTGACCAATGAAATTCAGACCACTGTTGACGACCTTGACGAATTTGACACATTGAGTGATCTGTTCAGGTACTTCACGAGTTACCTGTGGGGCCACTACGATACGAAATCAAATACTTCAAGATCtcaagaagaaagtgagaagaCCTTGACCAGATTACTCTTGCATCTAGGAAGAGTAGGTCTTGATGGTCTTTTCAGTCCagagaagaaattattgtttgatTCTTCGGATTTCATACTCTCAGAAGGACACGAAGACGAAAAATCGTACGATCAAGAGGTAGAGGAATTGGCTTGCAAGATCGGCATCCTCTCGAAGCATCGACGGCAAGTGCAACTCAAGACAAAGTTAAGACAGAGAACTGTAACAAAGTCACATGCTGTATCATTCTTCCACAAACTAAGCCAGGAATACTGTGCGGGCGTTTATTTGTCGCACTTAGCAAGAACAGACGAAATGGCATTCTTGCAATATATCCGACAAATATGCAGCCGTACCCAACTGTTAGAGTATAAGAATGTTCTACTTTTTACCTGCGGCGAGGGAATCCATTCTGCTCGTTTGATTCTTGATCATCTTATTGCTCTACAAGAAAAGTGGGTGTACCTTTGGGACACCAATAACAACACACCTGATATCGCTTTGCTGTGCAATTTAGAGAGCAAAAGTGACGGTGAACTGAATGCCCAGCTGAAGAGATTCTTGCAGTCTAGTAACCTGAAAATATGGGTGTCACCGTTTCAGCATGAGCCACACATTGCTGTCGCATACAAATATGTGCTGTCCTCTGGACAGTCCTTGCCATTGGAGGATTGTGACCTGTGCATCTCTAAAGAGACAAACCTCCACATCTTCTTTGACTTCATGTCCTACAAGAATGCAACCTCTCTTACTGGACTCAAGCTCGATGTGGCCCATCTCAAAGAGGAAGACTATCTGCGTTTCTTGACATGTCTGCAATCCTTCCACCATCTCCGTAGGTTGTCATTGTCAGTAAACGAATCAACCCATGTCAGCAAGCTGAACAAAGCTCTCGGTTCATGTATCTATTCATCCATCCAAGATTTGACATTACAAAATCATTCCACGGATTCGCTGGTTGGAAATCTATCATTTGCATGTGATCGATTTCCGAATGTTGAAGACCTTAAAATTGAGAGGGCATCAATGGAAATATGGCCGAAGACAACAATGCATGCTGTAAACCTTGCATCATTGATGAAGCTATCCATCATGCACTTAACATGTGAACATTCGCCTATGAGGGTATTTTTCGAGCTCATTTCTCAAACTTGCCCAATTCTCAAGGAATTGAAAGTGAGCGTTGAAGACAAACTTATTCATCTAGAAAGACATGCTGGTGGAAAGATCATGGAACAGCTTAGATGCTTAGGCCTAGACCTGAAGTACGTGTCCAACCCATTCCACTCCGACGACCTGATGACCATGATTGCATCATACGCGCCATTCCTGCAGGACATCACACTTGATACTACTTTAGAATTTAAACCTGTCAATACGGCTGCGGAAGTGTCAGtatcatcaatcaatcatatgGTCGAATTTGCAACCCTGAGAGATATCTGCAAGAATGAAGAAGACCTCAGGCAAATCCTACTGTACATTCCCAATGTCAAGTCATTGAAAATGATCGGTTGTGAGCCTTACCTCTATAGCACCGGGAGCCTGACTACCGAAGTTCTTGCAATGAAAGCGACACAACTAGAAGTGAATTGTTCAGTTACAGAATTCTCGGACACAATAGCAAACCACCTAGTGACGCTCAATTGCCTGCAGAATTCAGTAACTACCACCCTCTCGTTCCTTTCATCATTTCAGAACCTAACTTCACTTTCTCTCATCAATCTTCCATTCCGGACACTAAATCTAGGAGAATGTCCGAAAATGCCGACCGTTCGACACCTCAAGCTACTTGGATTCTTTCTACAGTGCGCCAGTGGACTTCGTCAGTTTTTCGACAGTTTCCCAAACTTGGTGTCATGTCAAGTGCCATACTCTGTCAATGATGGGATCATTGGCGACTTGAGCGACTCAATCCGCGAACGAAATGATCTCCGGCTTCTTGTCCTTGGGATTGACTCTGGCATCACGGAGAATGTTGGAAAGGTAGTTGAAGCAATTGCCAGCCTCCCATCACTTGAACACCTCGTCTTCCGAGTTCATTTGTTACATGACACATTGCTTCAAACCCTAGCCCTTGCTCTGCCTGTCTGGACCAAGCTGACTTTTCTTGGGGTTCATCCGTACCAAATGAAGTTCCAAACTGAACCAGTCGGGCTGGAAGCAATGGGTGCCTTTGCCGATGCGTGTGTGAATCACGACCAGTTGTCTACCATTGATCTTTCCTCGTTACAACTCACCAAAGAGGCGGCATTGAAGGTGCTTGGGATGGCGTCCTCTGCATATGGCTCGTCTGGACAGTTTTCGTTAAG
- the LOC121415837 gene encoding NLR family CARD domain-containing protein 4-like isoform X1, translated as MANLNPDESNSDISAPSCSEDTRDDSPSETLSDLELNLISQKIPRHRWEELGLRLGFDGVQLECIRHNNKHEPPQRAIYDMLHQWRRNHSGETLREALLQALIDTRLKEIAETIDDGVVTSHSLDLDLEQLRKELVNFYLSDMCKIKFIPWDEESYVDLQKFYVRLSLVVQNASTFLNGPKTLRPLQDSHDGIFSSSNSNDRQPMRLLLEGEAGMGKTTLVAKLAYDWAIRNDSSPLKDIPLFLAIPFRKWNPEWSIGNAVRKCLLASDSKITARQIDHYMKSNPGAAKVVLEGYDEAKFSIADAKASGRIGCILRNEELRENQILVTSRPWRVVDFKSCLRTYTRIEIEGFQKEETDKYVKFFFKEQDEKAEHVLKYIRQHPLVSEFLSGIPLFTAMLCELTNEIQTTVDDLDEFDTLSDLFRYFTSYLWGHYDTKSNTSRSQEESEKTLTRLLLHLGRVGLDGLFSPEKKLLFDSSDFILSEGHEDEKSYDQEVEELACKIGILSKHRRQVQLKTKLRQRTVTKSHAVSFFHKLSQEYCAGVYLSHLARTDEMAFLQYIRQICSRTQLLEYKNVLLFTCGEGIHSARLILDHLIALQEKWVYLWDTNNNTPDIALLCNLESKSDGELNAQLKRFLQSSNLKIWVSPFQHEPHIAVAYKYVLSSGQSLPLEDCDLCISKETNLHIFFDFMSYKNATSLTGLKLDVAHLKEEDYLRFLTCLQSFHHLRRLSLSVNESTHVSKLNKALGSCIYSSIQDLTLQNHSTDSLVGNLSFACDRFPNVEDLKIERASMEIWPKTTMHAVNLASLMKLSIMHLTCEHSPMRVFFELISQTCPILKELKVSVEDKLIHLERHAGGKIMEQLRCLGLDLKYVSNPFHSDDLMTMIASYAPFLQDITLDTTLEFKPVNTAAEVSVSSINHMVEFATLRDICKNEEDLRQILLYIPNVKSLKMIGCEPYLYSTGSLTTEVLAMKATQLEVNCSVTEFSDTIANHLVTLNCLQNSVTTTLSFLSSFQNLTSLSLINLPFRTLNLGECPKMPTVRHLKLLGFFLQCASGLRQFFDSFPNLVSCQVPYSVNDGIIGDLSDSIRERNDLRLLVLGIDSGITENVGKVVEAIASLPSLEHLVFRVHLLHDTLLQTLALALPVWTKLTFLGVHPYQMKFQTEPVGLEAMGAFADACVNHDQLSTIDLSSLQLTKEAALKVLGMASSAYGSSGQFSLRFTGPHLPCDWEVYNAVDVGRDTGYVTLVPPDKVVRYGEFYDGAGPKFSSIMCGVTLETTAKDAVYWRSIGCPDLDAIFGDQDGANSDTGKEHNVTV; from the exons ATGGCTAACTTAAATCCTGACGAATCAAATTCTGATATCTCGGCGCCATCATG CAGCGAAGATACCCGGGATGACAGTCCATCGGAAACCCTCTCAGATCTGGAACTCAATTTAATCTCGCAAAAAATCCCCCGACATCGCTGGGAAGAGTTGGGCCTTCGTCTTGGGTTCGATGGTGTGCAACTCGAATGCATCCGTCATAACAATAAACATGAACCACCGCAGAGGGCGATATATGACATGTTGCATCAATGGCGACGGAATCACTCAGGGGAGACGCTGCGAGAGGCGCTGTTGCAAGCCCTAATTGATACACGGTTAAAGGAAATTGCAGAAACTATAGACGATG GAGTCGTCACGTCACACTCACTCGATTTAGATTTGGAGCAGTTAAGAAAGGAACTGGTCAATTTCTACCTCTCAGACATGTGCAAGATCAAGTTTATCCCTTGGGATGAAGAATCTTATGTTGATCTCCAAAAGTTCTATGTCCGGTTGTCCCTCGTCGTGCAGAATGCAAGCACCTTTCTGAACGGACCGAAGACCCTCCGACCCCTTCAAGATTCCCATGACGGCATCTTTTCTTCTAGTAATAGCAACGATCGGCAACCGATGAGGTTGCTTTTAGAGGGTGAAGCAGGTATGGGAAAAACAACTTTAGTTGCTAAATTGGCCTATGATTGGGCAATAAGGAATGATTCTTCGCCGCTGAAAGACATCCCATTGTTCCTTGCAATCCCGTTCAGAAAGTGGAATCCTGAATGGTCTATTGGTAATGCTGTCCGTAAGTGTCTCCTTGCTTCGGACAGTAAAATAACAGCGAGGCAGATCGATCACTACATGAAATCAAACCCTGGAGCCGCAAAGGTTGTCCTAGAAGGATACGATGAGGCTAAGTTCAGCATTGCAGACGCAAAAGCTTCTGGTCGCATTGGATGCATTCTTCGAAACGAGGAGCTGCGTGAAAACCAGATCTTAGTTACTTCCAGACCTTGGAGAGTGGTGGATTTCAAAAGCTGTCTCCGTACTTACACGAGGATTGAAATTGAAGGGTTTCAGAAAGAAGAAACGGACAAGTATGTTAAGTTCTTTTTCAAGGAACAGGATGAAAAGGCAGAGCATGTCTTAAAGTATATTCGACAGCATCCTCTTGTATCTGAATTCCTGTCAGGAATACCGTTATTCACTGCTATGCTCTGCGAGTTGACCAATGAAATTCAGACCACTGTTGACGACCTTGACGAATTTGACACATTGAGTGATCTGTTCAGGTACTTCACGAGTTACCTGTGGGGCCACTACGATACGAAATCAAATACTTCAAGATCtcaagaagaaagtgagaagaCCTTGACCAGATTACTCTTGCATCTAGGAAGAGTAGGTCTTGATGGTCTTTTCAGTCCagagaagaaattattgtttgatTCTTCGGATTTCATACTCTCAGAAGGACACGAAGACGAAAAATCGTACGATCAAGAGGTAGAGGAATTGGCTTGCAAGATCGGCATCCTCTCGAAGCATCGACGGCAAGTGCAACTCAAGACAAAGTTAAGACAGAGAACTGTAACAAAGTCACATGCTGTATCATTCTTCCACAAACTAAGCCAGGAATACTGTGCGGGCGTTTATTTGTCGCACTTAGCAAGAACAGACGAAATGGCATTCTTGCAATATATCCGACAAATATGCAGCCGTACCCAACTGTTAGAGTATAAGAATGTTCTACTTTTTACCTGCGGCGAGGGAATCCATTCTGCTCGTTTGATTCTTGATCATCTTATTGCTCTACAAGAAAAGTGGGTGTACCTTTGGGACACCAATAACAACACACCTGATATCGCTTTGCTGTGCAATTTAGAGAGCAAAAGTGACGGTGAACTGAATGCCCAGCTGAAGAGATTCTTGCAGTCTAGTAACCTGAAAATATGGGTGTCACCGTTTCAGCATGAGCCACACATTGCTGTCGCATACAAATATGTGCTGTCCTCTGGACAGTCCTTGCCATTGGAGGATTGTGACCTGTGCATCTCTAAAGAGACAAACCTCCACATCTTCTTTGACTTCATGTCCTACAAGAATGCAACCTCTCTTACTGGACTCAAGCTCGATGTGGCCCATCTCAAAGAGGAAGACTATCTGCGTTTCTTGACATGTCTGCAATCCTTCCACCATCTCCGTAGGTTGTCATTGTCAGTAAACGAATCAACCCATGTCAGCAAGCTGAACAAAGCTCTCGGTTCATGTATCTATTCATCCATCCAAGATTTGACATTACAAAATCATTCCACGGATTCGCTGGTTGGAAATCTATCATTTGCATGTGATCGATTTCCGAATGTTGAAGACCTTAAAATTGAGAGGGCATCAATGGAAATATGGCCGAAGACAACAATGCATGCTGTAAACCTTGCATCATTGATGAAGCTATCCATCATGCACTTAACATGTGAACATTCGCCTATGAGGGTATTTTTCGAGCTCATTTCTCAAACTTGCCCAATTCTCAAGGAATTGAAAGTGAGCGTTGAAGACAAACTTATTCATCTAGAAAGACATGCTGGTGGAAAGATCATGGAACAGCTTAGATGCTTAGGCCTAGACCTGAAGTACGTGTCCAACCCATTCCACTCCGACGACCTGATGACCATGATTGCATCATACGCGCCATTCCTGCAGGACATCACACTTGATACTACTTTAGAATTTAAACCTGTCAATACGGCTGCGGAAGTGTCAGtatcatcaatcaatcatatgGTCGAATTTGCAACCCTGAGAGATATCTGCAAGAATGAAGAAGACCTCAGGCAAATCCTACTGTACATTCCCAATGTCAAGTCATTGAAAATGATCGGTTGTGAGCCTTACCTCTATAGCACCGGGAGCCTGACTACCGAAGTTCTTGCAATGAAAGCGACACAACTAGAAGTGAATTGTTCAGTTACAGAATTCTCGGACACAATAGCAAACCACCTAGTGACGCTCAATTGCCTGCAGAATTCAGTAACTACCACCCTCTCGTTCCTTTCATCATTTCAGAACCTAACTTCACTTTCTCTCATCAATCTTCCATTCCGGACACTAAATCTAGGAGAATGTCCGAAAATGCCGACCGTTCGACACCTCAAGCTACTTGGATTCTTTCTACAGTGCGCCAGTGGACTTCGTCAGTTTTTCGACAGTTTCCCAAACTTGGTGTCATGTCAAGTGCCATACTCTGTCAATGATGGGATCATTGGCGACTTGAGCGACTCAATCCGCGAACGAAATGATCTCCGGCTTCTTGTCCTTGGGATTGACTCTGGCATCACGGAGAATGTTGGAAAGGTAGTTGAAGCAATTGCCAGCCTCCCATCACTTGAACACCTCGTCTTCCGAGTTCATTTGTTACATGACACATTGCTTCAAACCCTAGCCCTTGCTCTGCCTGTCTGGACCAAGCTGACTTTTCTTGGGGTTCATCCGTACCAAATGAAGTTCCAAACTGAACCAGTCGGGCTGGAAGCAATGGGTGCCTTTGCCGATGCGTGTGTGAATCACGACCAGTTGTCTACCATTGATCTTTCCTCGTTACAACTCACCAAAGAGGCGGCATTGAAGGTGCTTGGGATGGCGTCCTCTGCATATGGCTCGTCTGGACAGTTTTCGTTAAG